The following coding sequences lie in one Osmerus mordax isolate fOsmMor3 chromosome 13, fOsmMor3.pri, whole genome shotgun sequence genomic window:
- the snai3 gene encoding zinc finger protein SNAI3: protein MPRSFLIKKYLTNKKPNYGELDSKTNGVQAILSLHELPCLIPNSPPHPQSGFPGLLSSCSCCSSCYIHPPVVASQPPRHSASSLGSPEQDSPLSPAPGSLSDSHSVVEPNGTTEPFKSLEHHNFLPPPQTLLAPCHPPTPSRPPSLPPGLAPGLGFLPGVGQERFECYDCHKAYFTFSGLAKHRQLHCDWQCHKYFSCKYCDKEYVSLGALKMHIRTHTLPCVCRLCGKAFSRPWLLQGHIRTHTGEKPFSCPHCSRAFADRSNLRAHLQTHSDVKKYQCSSCSKTFSRISLLARHQEAGCLLN, encoded by the exons ATGCCACGGTCCTTCTTGATTAAAAAATACCTCACAAACAAGAAACCAAACTATGGGGAACTGGACTCCAAAACAAATG GTGTCCAGGCCATTTTGTCCCTCCATGAGTTACCCTGTCTCATCCCcaactctcctcctcatccccagtCTGGTTTTCCCgggcttctctcctcctgctcttgctgctcctcctgctacaTACACCCCCCTGTGGTGGCTAGTCAGCCCCCTAGGCATAGTGCCTCCTCTCTGGGCAGCCCGGAGCAGGATAGCCCCCTGTCTCCTGCCCCTGGCTCCCTCAGTGACTCACACTCTGTTGTAGAACCCAACGGAACCACAGAACCTTTCAAATCTCTGGAACACCATaactttctccctccaccccagaccctcCTTGCTCCTTGTCATCCCCCTACTCCTAGCcgaccccccagcctcccccctggTCTCGCCCCTGGTCTGGGCTTCCTCCCTGGGGTTGGACAAGAGCGATTTGAGTGCTATGACTGCCACAAGGCCTACTTTACCTTCTCAGGCCTGGCCAAGCACCGACAGCTGCACTGTGACTGGCAGTGCCACAAGTACTTCAGCTGCAAGTACTGCGACAAGGAGTACGTCAGTCTGGGTGCCCTGAAGATGcacatccgcacacacacactgccctgcgTCTGCAGACTCTGTGGCAAGGCCTTCTCCAGACCCTGGCTACTTCAGGGTCACATACGAACTCACACAG GTGAGAAGCCTTtctcctgtcctcactgcagccGAGCCTTCGCTGACCGCTCCAACCTACGCGCCCATCTGCAAACACATTCAGACGTCAAGAAGTACCAGTGCAGCAGCTGCTCCAAGACTTTCTCCCGGATTTCTCTGTTGGCCAGGCACCAGGAGGCCGGTTGCCTGCTCAACTGA